The following are encoded together in the Triticum dicoccoides isolate Atlit2015 ecotype Zavitan chromosome 6B, WEW_v2.0, whole genome shotgun sequence genome:
- the LOC119322807 gene encoding xaa-Pro dipeptidase-like isoform X5 gives MRMGRDPLVSLDRIFGPDPERGETSNSSGRRGTVSPSSLSRNPIPSRPLLSGAPPPLVPLLPRFAPPAVPLPHLHRFLPDAFMLNSRWQTLHVNRKQKPNQDLHASSSLFVGCKNLFVTASRYPAMATSSLAPPEVPMELHAGNRDRLLTALHAHLSAAASPPRGLALLQGGEEQTRHCTDHLELFRQESYFAYLFGVREPGFYGAIDIASGQSILFAPRLPPDYAVWMGEIKPLPYFKDRYKVDLVFYVDEIVQVLQDRFSQHGKPVLFLLYGKSTDSGNYSKPASFEGIEKFDTDLSTLHPILTECRVIKSGMELALIQYANDVSSEAHIEVMRQAKPGMKEYQLESIFLHHSYRYGACRHCSYTCICATGENSSILHYGHTAAPNDRTLNDGDMALMDMGAEYNFYGSDITCSYPINGKFNSNQAIVYNAVLKAHNAVISHMQPGLKWVDMHKLAEQTILESLKNEKIIHGDIADMMARRLGAVFMPHGLGHLLGIDTHDPGGYPEGLERPKEPGLSSLRTIRELKEGMVITVEPGCYFIDALLRPARDDPISSKFFNWEEIEKYKSFGGVRIESDLYVTAQGCKNLTNCPRETWEIEAVMAGAPWPPRASVTKAENGLPKA, from the exons ATGCGCATGGGACGTGATCCGCTCGTTTCCCTGGACCGAATATTCGGCCCAGATCCGGAACGAGGTGAGACCTCGAATTCCAGCGGACGACGCGGAACCGTCTCCCCCTCGTCTCTCTCTCGCAACCCCATCCCCTCTCGCCCTCTCCTCTCTGGTGCGCCGCCTCCCCTCGTCCCTCTCCTCCCTCGATTCGCGCCACCGGCAGTTCCTCTCCCCCATCTGCACCG ATTTTTGCCGGATGCGTTCATGCTAAACTCAAGATGGCAAACTCTTCATGTGAATAGAAAACA AAAACCAAACCAAGATCTTCATGCAAGTTCAAGCCTCTTTGTTGGATGCAAAAATTTATTTGTAACGGCGAGTCG GTATCCAGCAATGGCGACCTCCTCTCTTGCTCCGCCTGAGGTGCCCATGGAGCTGCATGCAGGCAACCGTGACCGCCTCTTAACCGCACTGCACGCCCACCTCTCCGCCGCCGCTAGCCCTCCCCGCGGCCTTGCCCTCCTCCAG GGCGGTGAGGAGCAGACACGACACTGCACTGATCATCTCGAGCTGTTTAG GCAGGAGAGCTACTTTGCTTATCTCTTCGGAGTGCGTGAGCCAGGGTTCTACGGCGCTATA GACATTGCCTCTGGACAATCGATTTTGTTTGCTCCAAGGTTGCCACCTGACTATGCTGTCTGGATGGGTGAAATAAAACCACTCCCTTATTTTAAG GATAGGTACAAGGTTGATTTGGTCTTCTATGTCGATGAGATTGTGCAGGTTCTGCAAGATCGATTCAGTCAGCATGGGAAGCCTGTGTTGTTTCTCTTGTATGGAAAGAGTACTGACAGCGGAAATTACTCAAAGCCTGCTAGTTTTGAA GGGATAGAGAAGTTTGACACCGATTTGAGTACACTCCACCCTATCTTAACTGAATGCCGTGTTATCAAATCTGGAATGGAGCTTGCCCTCATTCAATATGCCAATGATGTTAGCTCAGAAGCACACATTGAG GTTATGAGACAGGCAAAACCAGGCATGAAGGAATATCAGTTAGAAAGCATATTTCTTCATCATTCTTATAGGTATGGAGCCTGTCGACATTGCTCCTACACATGCATATGCGCTACCGGAGAGAACAG TTCTATTCTTCATTATGGACATACGGCTGCTCCAAATGACCGG ACGCTGAATGATGGAGACATGGCTCTAATGGACATGGGAGCTGAATATAATTTCTATGGCTCTGACATCACATGTTCATACCCC ATAAATGGGAAGTTCAACAGCAACCAGGCAATAGTATACAAT GCTGTCCTTAAGGCTCATAATGCTGTCATATCACACATGCAGCCTGGATTAAAATGGGTTGATATGCACAA gctggccgagcagacAATACTTGAATCTCTCAAGAATGAAAAGATTATCCATGG TGATATTGCTGATATGATGGCTCGAAGGTTGGGTGCTGTTTTCATGCCTCATGGTCTTGGGCACTTGCTTGGAATTGACACCCATGATCCCGGAGGCTACCCTGAG GGCTTAGAGAGACCAAAGGAGCCAGGACTGAGCTCCTTGCGGACCATAAGAGAACTTAAAGAAGGCATG GTTATTACGGTTGAGCCAGGCTGTTATTTCATCGATGCTTTGCTGAGGCCTGCCAGGGATGATCCAATTTCCTCAAAATTCTTCAACTGGGAAGAGATTGAGAAGTACAAAAGTTTTGGTGGTGTTCGTATTGAAAGTGATCTG TATGTGACGGCACAAGGATGCAAGAACCTGACAAACTGCCCCCGGGAGACCTGGGAAATCGAAGCGGTAATGGCTGGCGCGCCATGGCCTCCACGTGCTTCCGTGACAAAAGCAGAGAACGGACTACCCAAAGCCTGA
- the LOC119322807 gene encoding xaa-Pro dipeptidase-like isoform X1 produces MRMGRDPLVSLDRIFGPDPERGETSNSSGRRGTVSPSSLSRNPIPSRPLLSGAPPPLVPLLPRFAPPAVPLPHLHRFLPDAFMLNSRWQTLHVNRKQKPNQDLHASSSLFVGCKNLFVTASRYPAMATSSLAPPEVPMELHAGNRDRLLTALHAHLSAAASPPRGLALLQGGEEQTRHCTDHLELFRQESYFAYLFGVREPGFYGAIDIASGQSILFAPRLPPDYAVWMGEIKPLPYFKDRYKVDLVFYVDEIVQVLQDRFSQHGKPVLFLLYGKSTDSGNYSKPASFEGIEKFDTDLSTLHPILTECRVIKSGMELALIQYANDVSSEAHIEVMRQAKPGMKEYQLESIFLHHSYRYGACRHCSYTCICATGENRNCDTSINIITTNHHLVPVVVLSTVSICSILHYGHTAAPNDRTLNDGDMALMDMGAEYNFYGSDITCSYPINGKFNSNQAIVYNAVLKAHNAVISHMQPGLKWVDMHKLAEQTILESLKNEKIIHGDIADMMARRLGAVFMPHGLGHLLGIDTHDPGGYPEGLERPKEPGLSSLRTIRELKEGMVITVEPGCYFIDALLRPARDDPISSKFFNWEEIEKYKSFGGVRIESDLYVTAQGCKNLTNCPRETWEIEAVMAGAPWPPRASVTKAENGLPKA; encoded by the exons ATGCGCATGGGACGTGATCCGCTCGTTTCCCTGGACCGAATATTCGGCCCAGATCCGGAACGAGGTGAGACCTCGAATTCCAGCGGACGACGCGGAACCGTCTCCCCCTCGTCTCTCTCTCGCAACCCCATCCCCTCTCGCCCTCTCCTCTCTGGTGCGCCGCCTCCCCTCGTCCCTCTCCTCCCTCGATTCGCGCCACCGGCAGTTCCTCTCCCCCATCTGCACCG ATTTTTGCCGGATGCGTTCATGCTAAACTCAAGATGGCAAACTCTTCATGTGAATAGAAAACA AAAACCAAACCAAGATCTTCATGCAAGTTCAAGCCTCTTTGTTGGATGCAAAAATTTATTTGTAACGGCGAGTCG GTATCCAGCAATGGCGACCTCCTCTCTTGCTCCGCCTGAGGTGCCCATGGAGCTGCATGCAGGCAACCGTGACCGCCTCTTAACCGCACTGCACGCCCACCTCTCCGCCGCCGCTAGCCCTCCCCGCGGCCTTGCCCTCCTCCAG GGCGGTGAGGAGCAGACACGACACTGCACTGATCATCTCGAGCTGTTTAG GCAGGAGAGCTACTTTGCTTATCTCTTCGGAGTGCGTGAGCCAGGGTTCTACGGCGCTATA GACATTGCCTCTGGACAATCGATTTTGTTTGCTCCAAGGTTGCCACCTGACTATGCTGTCTGGATGGGTGAAATAAAACCACTCCCTTATTTTAAG GATAGGTACAAGGTTGATTTGGTCTTCTATGTCGATGAGATTGTGCAGGTTCTGCAAGATCGATTCAGTCAGCATGGGAAGCCTGTGTTGTTTCTCTTGTATGGAAAGAGTACTGACAGCGGAAATTACTCAAAGCCTGCTAGTTTTGAA GGGATAGAGAAGTTTGACACCGATTTGAGTACACTCCACCCTATCTTAACTGAATGCCGTGTTATCAAATCTGGAATGGAGCTTGCCCTCATTCAATATGCCAATGATGTTAGCTCAGAAGCACACATTGAG GTTATGAGACAGGCAAAACCAGGCATGAAGGAATATCAGTTAGAAAGCATATTTCTTCATCATTCTTATAGGTATGGAGCCTGTCGACATTGCTCCTACACATGCATATGCGCTACCGGAGAGAACAG GAATTGTGATACAAGTATCAACATCATAACAACAAATCACCATCTAGTGCCTGTTGTAGTGTTATCCACTGTTTCCATTTG TTCTATTCTTCATTATGGACATACGGCTGCTCCAAATGACCGG ACGCTGAATGATGGAGACATGGCTCTAATGGACATGGGAGCTGAATATAATTTCTATGGCTCTGACATCACATGTTCATACCCC ATAAATGGGAAGTTCAACAGCAACCAGGCAATAGTATACAAT GCTGTCCTTAAGGCTCATAATGCTGTCATATCACACATGCAGCCTGGATTAAAATGGGTTGATATGCACAA gctggccgagcagacAATACTTGAATCTCTCAAGAATGAAAAGATTATCCATGG TGATATTGCTGATATGATGGCTCGAAGGTTGGGTGCTGTTTTCATGCCTCATGGTCTTGGGCACTTGCTTGGAATTGACACCCATGATCCCGGAGGCTACCCTGAG GGCTTAGAGAGACCAAAGGAGCCAGGACTGAGCTCCTTGCGGACCATAAGAGAACTTAAAGAAGGCATG GTTATTACGGTTGAGCCAGGCTGTTATTTCATCGATGCTTTGCTGAGGCCTGCCAGGGATGATCCAATTTCCTCAAAATTCTTCAACTGGGAAGAGATTGAGAAGTACAAAAGTTTTGGTGGTGTTCGTATTGAAAGTGATCTG TATGTGACGGCACAAGGATGCAAGAACCTGACAAACTGCCCCCGGGAGACCTGGGAAATCGAAGCGGTAATGGCTGGCGCGCCATGGCCTCCACGTGCTTCCGTGACAAAAGCAGAGAACGGACTACCCAAAGCCTGA
- the LOC119322807 gene encoding xaa-Pro dipeptidase-like isoform X6 has product MRMGRDPLVSLDRIFGPDPERGETSNSSGRRGTVSPSSLSRNPIPSRPLLSGAPPPLVPLLPRFAPPAVPLPHLHRYPAMATSSLAPPEVPMELHAGNRDRLLTALHAHLSAAASPPRGLALLQGGEEQTRHCTDHLELFRQESYFAYLFGVREPGFYGAIDIASGQSILFAPRLPPDYAVWMGEIKPLPYFKDRYKVDLVFYVDEIVQVLQDRFSQHGKPVLFLLYGKSTDSGNYSKPASFEGIEKFDTDLSTLHPILTECRVIKSGMELALIQYANDVSSEAHIEVMRQAKPGMKEYQLESIFLHHSYRYGACRHCSYTCICATGENRNCDTSINIITTNHHLVPVVVLSTVSICSILHYGHTAAPNDRTLNDGDMALMDMGAEYNFYGSDITCSYPINGKFNSNQAIVYNAVLKAHNAVISHMQPGLKWVDMHKLAEQTILESLKNEKIIHGDIADMMARRLGAVFMPHGLGHLLGIDTHDPGGYPEGLERPKEPGLSSLRTIRELKEGMVITVEPGCYFIDALLRPARDDPISSKFFNWEEIEKYKSFGGVRIESDLYVTAQGCKNLTNCPRETWEIEAVMAGAPWPPRASVTKAENGLPKA; this is encoded by the exons ATGCGCATGGGACGTGATCCGCTCGTTTCCCTGGACCGAATATTCGGCCCAGATCCGGAACGAGGTGAGACCTCGAATTCCAGCGGACGACGCGGAACCGTCTCCCCCTCGTCTCTCTCTCGCAACCCCATCCCCTCTCGCCCTCTCCTCTCTGGTGCGCCGCCTCCCCTCGTCCCTCTCCTCCCTCGATTCGCGCCACCGGCAGTTCCTCTCCCCCATCTGCACCG GTATCCAGCAATGGCGACCTCCTCTCTTGCTCCGCCTGAGGTGCCCATGGAGCTGCATGCAGGCAACCGTGACCGCCTCTTAACCGCACTGCACGCCCACCTCTCCGCCGCCGCTAGCCCTCCCCGCGGCCTTGCCCTCCTCCAG GGCGGTGAGGAGCAGACACGACACTGCACTGATCATCTCGAGCTGTTTAG GCAGGAGAGCTACTTTGCTTATCTCTTCGGAGTGCGTGAGCCAGGGTTCTACGGCGCTATA GACATTGCCTCTGGACAATCGATTTTGTTTGCTCCAAGGTTGCCACCTGACTATGCTGTCTGGATGGGTGAAATAAAACCACTCCCTTATTTTAAG GATAGGTACAAGGTTGATTTGGTCTTCTATGTCGATGAGATTGTGCAGGTTCTGCAAGATCGATTCAGTCAGCATGGGAAGCCTGTGTTGTTTCTCTTGTATGGAAAGAGTACTGACAGCGGAAATTACTCAAAGCCTGCTAGTTTTGAA GGGATAGAGAAGTTTGACACCGATTTGAGTACACTCCACCCTATCTTAACTGAATGCCGTGTTATCAAATCTGGAATGGAGCTTGCCCTCATTCAATATGCCAATGATGTTAGCTCAGAAGCACACATTGAG GTTATGAGACAGGCAAAACCAGGCATGAAGGAATATCAGTTAGAAAGCATATTTCTTCATCATTCTTATAGGTATGGAGCCTGTCGACATTGCTCCTACACATGCATATGCGCTACCGGAGAGAACAG GAATTGTGATACAAGTATCAACATCATAACAACAAATCACCATCTAGTGCCTGTTGTAGTGTTATCCACTGTTTCCATTTG TTCTATTCTTCATTATGGACATACGGCTGCTCCAAATGACCGG ACGCTGAATGATGGAGACATGGCTCTAATGGACATGGGAGCTGAATATAATTTCTATGGCTCTGACATCACATGTTCATACCCC ATAAATGGGAAGTTCAACAGCAACCAGGCAATAGTATACAAT GCTGTCCTTAAGGCTCATAATGCTGTCATATCACACATGCAGCCTGGATTAAAATGGGTTGATATGCACAA gctggccgagcagacAATACTTGAATCTCTCAAGAATGAAAAGATTATCCATGG TGATATTGCTGATATGATGGCTCGAAGGTTGGGTGCTGTTTTCATGCCTCATGGTCTTGGGCACTTGCTTGGAATTGACACCCATGATCCCGGAGGCTACCCTGAG GGCTTAGAGAGACCAAAGGAGCCAGGACTGAGCTCCTTGCGGACCATAAGAGAACTTAAAGAAGGCATG GTTATTACGGTTGAGCCAGGCTGTTATTTCATCGATGCTTTGCTGAGGCCTGCCAGGGATGATCCAATTTCCTCAAAATTCTTCAACTGGGAAGAGATTGAGAAGTACAAAAGTTTTGGTGGTGTTCGTATTGAAAGTGATCTG TATGTGACGGCACAAGGATGCAAGAACCTGACAAACTGCCCCCGGGAGACCTGGGAAATCGAAGCGGTAATGGCTGGCGCGCCATGGCCTCCACGTGCTTCCGTGACAAAAGCAGAGAACGGACTACCCAAAGCCTGA
- the LOC119322807 gene encoding xaa-Pro dipeptidase-like isoform X2, with amino-acid sequence MRMGRDPLVSLDRIFGPDPERGETSNSSGRRGTVSPSSLSRNPIPSRPLLSGAPPPLVPLLPRFAPPAVPLPHLHRFLPDAFMLNSRWQTLHVNRKQKPNQDLHASSSLFVGCKNLFVTASRYPAMATSSLAPPEVPMELHAGNRDRLLTALHAHLSAAASPPRGLALLQGGEEQTRHCTDHLELFRQESYFAYLFGVREPGFYGAIDIASGQSILFAPRLPPDYAVWMGEIKPLPYFKVLQDRFSQHGKPVLFLLYGKSTDSGNYSKPASFEGIEKFDTDLSTLHPILTECRVIKSGMELALIQYANDVSSEAHIEVMRQAKPGMKEYQLESIFLHHSYRYGACRHCSYTCICATGENRNCDTSINIITTNHHLVPVVVLSTVSICSILHYGHTAAPNDRTLNDGDMALMDMGAEYNFYGSDITCSYPINGKFNSNQAIVYNAVLKAHNAVISHMQPGLKWVDMHKLAEQTILESLKNEKIIHGDIADMMARRLGAVFMPHGLGHLLGIDTHDPGGYPEGLERPKEPGLSSLRTIRELKEGMVITVEPGCYFIDALLRPARDDPISSKFFNWEEIEKYKSFGGVRIESDLYVTAQGCKNLTNCPRETWEIEAVMAGAPWPPRASVTKAENGLPKA; translated from the exons ATGCGCATGGGACGTGATCCGCTCGTTTCCCTGGACCGAATATTCGGCCCAGATCCGGAACGAGGTGAGACCTCGAATTCCAGCGGACGACGCGGAACCGTCTCCCCCTCGTCTCTCTCTCGCAACCCCATCCCCTCTCGCCCTCTCCTCTCTGGTGCGCCGCCTCCCCTCGTCCCTCTCCTCCCTCGATTCGCGCCACCGGCAGTTCCTCTCCCCCATCTGCACCG ATTTTTGCCGGATGCGTTCATGCTAAACTCAAGATGGCAAACTCTTCATGTGAATAGAAAACA AAAACCAAACCAAGATCTTCATGCAAGTTCAAGCCTCTTTGTTGGATGCAAAAATTTATTTGTAACGGCGAGTCG GTATCCAGCAATGGCGACCTCCTCTCTTGCTCCGCCTGAGGTGCCCATGGAGCTGCATGCAGGCAACCGTGACCGCCTCTTAACCGCACTGCACGCCCACCTCTCCGCCGCCGCTAGCCCTCCCCGCGGCCTTGCCCTCCTCCAG GGCGGTGAGGAGCAGACACGACACTGCACTGATCATCTCGAGCTGTTTAG GCAGGAGAGCTACTTTGCTTATCTCTTCGGAGTGCGTGAGCCAGGGTTCTACGGCGCTATA GACATTGCCTCTGGACAATCGATTTTGTTTGCTCCAAGGTTGCCACCTGACTATGCTGTCTGGATGGGTGAAATAAAACCACTCCCTTATTTTAAG GTTCTGCAAGATCGATTCAGTCAGCATGGGAAGCCTGTGTTGTTTCTCTTGTATGGAAAGAGTACTGACAGCGGAAATTACTCAAAGCCTGCTAGTTTTGAA GGGATAGAGAAGTTTGACACCGATTTGAGTACACTCCACCCTATCTTAACTGAATGCCGTGTTATCAAATCTGGAATGGAGCTTGCCCTCATTCAATATGCCAATGATGTTAGCTCAGAAGCACACATTGAG GTTATGAGACAGGCAAAACCAGGCATGAAGGAATATCAGTTAGAAAGCATATTTCTTCATCATTCTTATAGGTATGGAGCCTGTCGACATTGCTCCTACACATGCATATGCGCTACCGGAGAGAACAG GAATTGTGATACAAGTATCAACATCATAACAACAAATCACCATCTAGTGCCTGTTGTAGTGTTATCCACTGTTTCCATTTG TTCTATTCTTCATTATGGACATACGGCTGCTCCAAATGACCGG ACGCTGAATGATGGAGACATGGCTCTAATGGACATGGGAGCTGAATATAATTTCTATGGCTCTGACATCACATGTTCATACCCC ATAAATGGGAAGTTCAACAGCAACCAGGCAATAGTATACAAT GCTGTCCTTAAGGCTCATAATGCTGTCATATCACACATGCAGCCTGGATTAAAATGGGTTGATATGCACAA gctggccgagcagacAATACTTGAATCTCTCAAGAATGAAAAGATTATCCATGG TGATATTGCTGATATGATGGCTCGAAGGTTGGGTGCTGTTTTCATGCCTCATGGTCTTGGGCACTTGCTTGGAATTGACACCCATGATCCCGGAGGCTACCCTGAG GGCTTAGAGAGACCAAAGGAGCCAGGACTGAGCTCCTTGCGGACCATAAGAGAACTTAAAGAAGGCATG GTTATTACGGTTGAGCCAGGCTGTTATTTCATCGATGCTTTGCTGAGGCCTGCCAGGGATGATCCAATTTCCTCAAAATTCTTCAACTGGGAAGAGATTGAGAAGTACAAAAGTTTTGGTGGTGTTCGTATTGAAAGTGATCTG TATGTGACGGCACAAGGATGCAAGAACCTGACAAACTGCCCCCGGGAGACCTGGGAAATCGAAGCGGTAATGGCTGGCGCGCCATGGCCTCCACGTGCTTCCGTGACAAAAGCAGAGAACGGACTACCCAAAGCCTGA
- the LOC119322807 gene encoding xaa-Pro dipeptidase-like isoform X4, which produces MRMGRDPLVSLDRIFGPDPERGETSNSSGRRGTVSPSSLSRNPIPSRPLLSGAPPPLVPLLPRFAPPAVPLPHLHRFLPDAFMLNSRWQTLHVNRKQYPAMATSSLAPPEVPMELHAGNRDRLLTALHAHLSAAASPPRGLALLQGGEEQTRHCTDHLELFRQESYFAYLFGVREPGFYGAIDIASGQSILFAPRLPPDYAVWMGEIKPLPYFKDRYKVDLVFYVDEIVQVLQDRFSQHGKPVLFLLYGKSTDSGNYSKPASFEGIEKFDTDLSTLHPILTECRVIKSGMELALIQYANDVSSEAHIEVMRQAKPGMKEYQLESIFLHHSYRYGACRHCSYTCICATGENRNCDTSINIITTNHHLVPVVVLSTVSICSILHYGHTAAPNDRTLNDGDMALMDMGAEYNFYGSDITCSYPINGKFNSNQAIVYNAVLKAHNAVISHMQPGLKWVDMHKLAEQTILESLKNEKIIHGDIADMMARRLGAVFMPHGLGHLLGIDTHDPGGYPEGLERPKEPGLSSLRTIRELKEGMVITVEPGCYFIDALLRPARDDPISSKFFNWEEIEKYKSFGGVRIESDLYVTAQGCKNLTNCPRETWEIEAVMAGAPWPPRASVTKAENGLPKA; this is translated from the exons ATGCGCATGGGACGTGATCCGCTCGTTTCCCTGGACCGAATATTCGGCCCAGATCCGGAACGAGGTGAGACCTCGAATTCCAGCGGACGACGCGGAACCGTCTCCCCCTCGTCTCTCTCTCGCAACCCCATCCCCTCTCGCCCTCTCCTCTCTGGTGCGCCGCCTCCCCTCGTCCCTCTCCTCCCTCGATTCGCGCCACCGGCAGTTCCTCTCCCCCATCTGCACCG ATTTTTGCCGGATGCGTTCATGCTAAACTCAAGATGGCAAACTCTTCATGTGAATAGAAAACA GTATCCAGCAATGGCGACCTCCTCTCTTGCTCCGCCTGAGGTGCCCATGGAGCTGCATGCAGGCAACCGTGACCGCCTCTTAACCGCACTGCACGCCCACCTCTCCGCCGCCGCTAGCCCTCCCCGCGGCCTTGCCCTCCTCCAG GGCGGTGAGGAGCAGACACGACACTGCACTGATCATCTCGAGCTGTTTAG GCAGGAGAGCTACTTTGCTTATCTCTTCGGAGTGCGTGAGCCAGGGTTCTACGGCGCTATA GACATTGCCTCTGGACAATCGATTTTGTTTGCTCCAAGGTTGCCACCTGACTATGCTGTCTGGATGGGTGAAATAAAACCACTCCCTTATTTTAAG GATAGGTACAAGGTTGATTTGGTCTTCTATGTCGATGAGATTGTGCAGGTTCTGCAAGATCGATTCAGTCAGCATGGGAAGCCTGTGTTGTTTCTCTTGTATGGAAAGAGTACTGACAGCGGAAATTACTCAAAGCCTGCTAGTTTTGAA GGGATAGAGAAGTTTGACACCGATTTGAGTACACTCCACCCTATCTTAACTGAATGCCGTGTTATCAAATCTGGAATGGAGCTTGCCCTCATTCAATATGCCAATGATGTTAGCTCAGAAGCACACATTGAG GTTATGAGACAGGCAAAACCAGGCATGAAGGAATATCAGTTAGAAAGCATATTTCTTCATCATTCTTATAGGTATGGAGCCTGTCGACATTGCTCCTACACATGCATATGCGCTACCGGAGAGAACAG GAATTGTGATACAAGTATCAACATCATAACAACAAATCACCATCTAGTGCCTGTTGTAGTGTTATCCACTGTTTCCATTTG TTCTATTCTTCATTATGGACATACGGCTGCTCCAAATGACCGG ACGCTGAATGATGGAGACATGGCTCTAATGGACATGGGAGCTGAATATAATTTCTATGGCTCTGACATCACATGTTCATACCCC ATAAATGGGAAGTTCAACAGCAACCAGGCAATAGTATACAAT GCTGTCCTTAAGGCTCATAATGCTGTCATATCACACATGCAGCCTGGATTAAAATGGGTTGATATGCACAA gctggccgagcagacAATACTTGAATCTCTCAAGAATGAAAAGATTATCCATGG TGATATTGCTGATATGATGGCTCGAAGGTTGGGTGCTGTTTTCATGCCTCATGGTCTTGGGCACTTGCTTGGAATTGACACCCATGATCCCGGAGGCTACCCTGAG GGCTTAGAGAGACCAAAGGAGCCAGGACTGAGCTCCTTGCGGACCATAAGAGAACTTAAAGAAGGCATG GTTATTACGGTTGAGCCAGGCTGTTATTTCATCGATGCTTTGCTGAGGCCTGCCAGGGATGATCCAATTTCCTCAAAATTCTTCAACTGGGAAGAGATTGAGAAGTACAAAAGTTTTGGTGGTGTTCGTATTGAAAGTGATCTG TATGTGACGGCACAAGGATGCAAGAACCTGACAAACTGCCCCCGGGAGACCTGGGAAATCGAAGCGGTAATGGCTGGCGCGCCATGGCCTCCACGTGCTTCCGTGACAAAAGCAGAGAACGGACTACCCAAAGCCTGA